A genomic region of Antennarius striatus isolate MH-2024 chromosome 16, ASM4005453v1, whole genome shotgun sequence contains the following coding sequences:
- the zgc:158403 gene encoding tetratricopeptide repeat protein 39A isoform X5: MSNGKDPNAAQNSSEMTLKECLDECMEALDLFLNNHFSESLERLRPRVNESMYHALIYATVLEMQAMMTFQHDDITNAGITMKSAQEVCQRFRRKSSALANKSVGDSLNEVQLHAEVCYAECQLQRAALTFLQDENMVSFIKGGIKVRNSYLIYKQLHALIKSHNCLKGASHVHLEGGVSFGIGAFNLDYGLSLLHDGATGVNLRSMLSAMLLLCYYTFLTFILGTGEGEVEEAERLLKPFRLRYPRGAIFLFFAGRTEEIKGNIDEAVALFEDGCKAQQAWKQFHHMCYWELMWCFTYKRAWKMAYFYADLLSQESRWSKAMYVYMKAAYLSMLPKDEDRPFGENEVQLFRQVPTFKQKIAGKSPPTEKFAIRKARRYKAACPHKLPVPVLEMMYMWNGFSMISKRPELTEGMLHTLVEAESTLVESLENEFSVDDRCVIHLLKGLCLKNQGLLQAAEESFRKVFSSEKKIRYDHYLVPNALVELSLLYIDQGRREEAIRLLHKAKHNYKEYSMESRTQFRIHAALAKLKANTSEEEDTHL; this comes from the exons ATGTCCAATGGGAAAGACCCAAATGCTGCACAAAA CTCCTCAGAGATGACCTTAAAGGAGTGCCTGGATGAGTGCATGGAGGCCCTGGATCTGTTCCTCAACAACCACTTCAGTGAGAGTCTGGAGAGGCTGCGACCCAG AGTGAACGAGAGCATGTACCACGCTCTGATCTACGCCACAGTGCTGGAAATGCAGGCCATGATGACTTTCCAacacgatgacatcaccaacGCCGGAATCACCATGAAGAGCGCCCAGGAGGTCTGCCAGAG GTTTCGGCGGAAATCCTCAGCTTTGGCTAACAAGTCAGTAGGAGACTCTCTAAATGAAG TGCAGCTTCATGCTGAAGTGTGTTATGCAGAATGCCAACTCCAAAGAGCCGCTCTCACCTTCCTGCAG GATGAGAACATGGTGAGTTTTATTAAAGGAGGGATCAAAGTACGGAACAGTTACCTCATTTACAA ACAACTGCACGCCCTCATCAAATCCCACAACTGCCTCAAAGGAGCCAGCCACGTCCACTTAGAGGGGGGCGTATCATTTGGAATAGGCGCGTTTAACCTG GACTACGGTCTGTCCTTGCTGCACGACGGCGCCACCGGGGTGAACCTGCGCTCCATGCTGAGTGCTATGCTGCTGCTGTGCTACTACACCTTTCTCACGTTCATACTAG GGACGGGCGAAGGAGAGgttgaagaagctgaaaggCTGCTGAAGCCTTTCCGACTCCGCTACCCACGG ggAGCAATATTCCTCTTCTTTGCTGGCAGAACAGAAGAGATCAAGGGGAACATTGATGAG GCGGTGGCGCTCTTCGAAGATGGCTGCAAGGCTCAGCAGGCGTGGAAGCAGTTCCACCACATGTGCTACTGGGAGCTGATGTGGTGCTTCACGTACAAGCGGGCATGGAAGATGGCGTACTTCTACGCAGACCTGCTCAGCCAGGAGAGCCGCTGGTCCAAG GCCATGTATGTTTACATGAAAGCTGCTTACCTCAGCATGCTGCCCAAAGATGAAGACAGGCCTTTTGGGGAGAACGAGGTACAACTGTTTAG ACAAGTCCCCACCTTCAAGCAAAAGATAGCAGGGAAGTCTCCCCCGACGGAGAAGTTCGCTATCCGGAAAGCCAGACGCTACAAGGCTGCCTGCCCGCACAAGCTCCCAGTGCCAGTGCTG GAGATGATGTACATGTGGAACGGCTTCAGCATGATCAGTAAGCGACCTGAGCTGACTGAAGGCATGCTGCACACACTCGTGGAGGCAGAGAGCACCCTGGTGGAGTCTCTGG AAAACGAGTTTTCGGTGGACGACCGCTGTGTGATCCACCTGCTGAAGGGTCTGTGTCTGAAGAACCAGGGTCTCCTCCAGGCTGCTGAGGAATCCTTCAGGAAAGTGTTTTCCAG TGAGAAGAAGATCAGGTATGACCACTACCTGGTGCCCAACGCTCTAGTGGAGCTCAGCCTGCTCTACATAGACCAGGGCAGGAGGGAGGAGGCGATCCGACTCCTGCACAAAGCCAA ACACAACTACAAAGAATACTCCATGGAGTCTCGCACACAGTTCAGGATACATGCTGCTCTGGCCAAACTCAAGGCCAAcaccagtgaagaagaagacactCACCTGTAG
- the zgc:158403 gene encoding tetratricopeptide repeat protein 39A isoform X2 — translation MSNGKDPNAAQNSSEMTLKECLDECMEALDLFLNNHFSESLERLRPRVNESMYHALIYATVLEMQAMMTFQHDDITNAGITMKSAQEVCQRFRRKSSALANKSVGDSLNEVQLHAEVCYAECQLQRAALTFLQDENMVSFIKGGIKVRNSYLIYKQLHALIKSHNCLKGASHVHLEGGVSFGIGAFNLTLSLFPPRILKVLEFAGFSGDKDYGLSLLHDGATGVNLRSMLSAMLLLCYYTFLTFILGTGEGEVEEAERLLKPFRLRYPRGAIFLFFAGRTEEIKGNIDEAVALFEDGCKAQQAWKQFHHMCYWELMWCFTYKRAWKMAYFYADLLSQESRWSKAMYVYMKAAYLSMLPKDEDRPFGENEVQLFRQVPTFKQKIAGKSPPTEKFAIRKARRYKAACPHKLPVPVLEMMYMWNGFSMISKRPELTEGMLHTLVEAESTLVESLENEFSVDDRCVIHLLKGLCLKNQGLLQAAEESFRKVFSSEKKIRYDHYLVPNALVELSLLYIDQGRREEAIRLLHKAKHNYKEYSMESRTQFRIHAALAKLKANTSEEEDTHL, via the exons ATGTCCAATGGGAAAGACCCAAATGCTGCACAAAA CTCCTCAGAGATGACCTTAAAGGAGTGCCTGGATGAGTGCATGGAGGCCCTGGATCTGTTCCTCAACAACCACTTCAGTGAGAGTCTGGAGAGGCTGCGACCCAG AGTGAACGAGAGCATGTACCACGCTCTGATCTACGCCACAGTGCTGGAAATGCAGGCCATGATGACTTTCCAacacgatgacatcaccaacGCCGGAATCACCATGAAGAGCGCCCAGGAGGTCTGCCAGAG GTTTCGGCGGAAATCCTCAGCTTTGGCTAACAAGTCAGTAGGAGACTCTCTAAATGAAG TGCAGCTTCATGCTGAAGTGTGTTATGCAGAATGCCAACTCCAAAGAGCCGCTCTCACCTTCCTGCAG GATGAGAACATGGTGAGTTTTATTAAAGGAGGGATCAAAGTACGGAACAGTTACCTCATTTACAA ACAACTGCACGCCCTCATCAAATCCCACAACTGCCTCAAAGGAGCCAGCCACGTCCACTTAGAGGGGGGCGTATCATTTGGAATAGGCGCGTTTAACCTG ACACTCTCTCTATTCCCTCCACGGATACTCAAAGTGTTAGAGTTTGCAGGCTTCTCTGGAGACAAG GACTACGGTCTGTCCTTGCTGCACGACGGCGCCACCGGGGTGAACCTGCGCTCCATGCTGAGTGCTATGCTGCTGCTGTGCTACTACACCTTTCTCACGTTCATACTAG GGACGGGCGAAGGAGAGgttgaagaagctgaaaggCTGCTGAAGCCTTTCCGACTCCGCTACCCACGG ggAGCAATATTCCTCTTCTTTGCTGGCAGAACAGAAGAGATCAAGGGGAACATTGATGAG GCGGTGGCGCTCTTCGAAGATGGCTGCAAGGCTCAGCAGGCGTGGAAGCAGTTCCACCACATGTGCTACTGGGAGCTGATGTGGTGCTTCACGTACAAGCGGGCATGGAAGATGGCGTACTTCTACGCAGACCTGCTCAGCCAGGAGAGCCGCTGGTCCAAG GCCATGTATGTTTACATGAAAGCTGCTTACCTCAGCATGCTGCCCAAAGATGAAGACAGGCCTTTTGGGGAGAACGAGGTACAACTGTTTAG ACAAGTCCCCACCTTCAAGCAAAAGATAGCAGGGAAGTCTCCCCCGACGGAGAAGTTCGCTATCCGGAAAGCCAGACGCTACAAGGCTGCCTGCCCGCACAAGCTCCCAGTGCCAGTGCTG GAGATGATGTACATGTGGAACGGCTTCAGCATGATCAGTAAGCGACCTGAGCTGACTGAAGGCATGCTGCACACACTCGTGGAGGCAGAGAGCACCCTGGTGGAGTCTCTGG AAAACGAGTTTTCGGTGGACGACCGCTGTGTGATCCACCTGCTGAAGGGTCTGTGTCTGAAGAACCAGGGTCTCCTCCAGGCTGCTGAGGAATCCTTCAGGAAAGTGTTTTCCAG TGAGAAGAAGATCAGGTATGACCACTACCTGGTGCCCAACGCTCTAGTGGAGCTCAGCCTGCTCTACATAGACCAGGGCAGGAGGGAGGAGGCGATCCGACTCCTGCACAAAGCCAA ACACAACTACAAAGAATACTCCATGGAGTCTCGCACACAGTTCAGGATACATGCTGCTCTGGCCAAACTCAAGGCCAAcaccagtgaagaagaagacactCACCTGTAG
- the zgc:158403 gene encoding tetratricopeptide repeat protein 39A isoform X3, producing the protein MTLKECLDECMEALDLFLNNHFSESLERLRPRVNESMYHALIYATVLEMQAMMTFQHDDITNAGITMKSAQEVCQRFRRKSSALANKSVGDSLNEVQLHAEVCYAECQLQRAALTFLQDENMVSFIKGGIKVRNSYLIYKQLHALIKSHNCLKGASHVHLEGGVSFGIGAFNLTLSLFPPRILKVLEFAGFSGDKDYGLSLLHDGATGVNLRSMLSAMLLLCYYTFLTFILGRTGEGEVEEAERLLKPFRLRYPRGAIFLFFAGRTEEIKGNIDEAVALFEDGCKAQQAWKQFHHMCYWELMWCFTYKRAWKMAYFYADLLSQESRWSKAMYVYMKAAYLSMLPKDEDRPFGENEVQLFRQVPTFKQKIAGKSPPTEKFAIRKARRYKAACPHKLPVPVLEMMYMWNGFSMISKRPELTEGMLHTLVEAESTLVESLENEFSVDDRCVIHLLKGLCLKNQGLLQAAEESFRKVFSSEKKIRYDHYLVPNALVELSLLYIDQGRREEAIRLLHKAKHNYKEYSMESRTQFRIHAALAKLKANTSEEEDTHL; encoded by the exons ATGACCTTAAAGGAGTGCCTGGATGAGTGCATGGAGGCCCTGGATCTGTTCCTCAACAACCACTTCAGTGAGAGTCTGGAGAGGCTGCGACCCAG AGTGAACGAGAGCATGTACCACGCTCTGATCTACGCCACAGTGCTGGAAATGCAGGCCATGATGACTTTCCAacacgatgacatcaccaacGCCGGAATCACCATGAAGAGCGCCCAGGAGGTCTGCCAGAG GTTTCGGCGGAAATCCTCAGCTTTGGCTAACAAGTCAGTAGGAGACTCTCTAAATGAAG TGCAGCTTCATGCTGAAGTGTGTTATGCAGAATGCCAACTCCAAAGAGCCGCTCTCACCTTCCTGCAG GATGAGAACATGGTGAGTTTTATTAAAGGAGGGATCAAAGTACGGAACAGTTACCTCATTTACAA ACAACTGCACGCCCTCATCAAATCCCACAACTGCCTCAAAGGAGCCAGCCACGTCCACTTAGAGGGGGGCGTATCATTTGGAATAGGCGCGTTTAACCTG ACACTCTCTCTATTCCCTCCACGGATACTCAAAGTGTTAGAGTTTGCAGGCTTCTCTGGAGACAAG GACTACGGTCTGTCCTTGCTGCACGACGGCGCCACCGGGGTGAACCTGCGCTCCATGCTGAGTGCTATGCTGCTGCTGTGCTACTACACCTTTCTCACGTTCATACTAGGTA GGACGGGCGAAGGAGAGgttgaagaagctgaaaggCTGCTGAAGCCTTTCCGACTCCGCTACCCACGG ggAGCAATATTCCTCTTCTTTGCTGGCAGAACAGAAGAGATCAAGGGGAACATTGATGAG GCGGTGGCGCTCTTCGAAGATGGCTGCAAGGCTCAGCAGGCGTGGAAGCAGTTCCACCACATGTGCTACTGGGAGCTGATGTGGTGCTTCACGTACAAGCGGGCATGGAAGATGGCGTACTTCTACGCAGACCTGCTCAGCCAGGAGAGCCGCTGGTCCAAG GCCATGTATGTTTACATGAAAGCTGCTTACCTCAGCATGCTGCCCAAAGATGAAGACAGGCCTTTTGGGGAGAACGAGGTACAACTGTTTAG ACAAGTCCCCACCTTCAAGCAAAAGATAGCAGGGAAGTCTCCCCCGACGGAGAAGTTCGCTATCCGGAAAGCCAGACGCTACAAGGCTGCCTGCCCGCACAAGCTCCCAGTGCCAGTGCTG GAGATGATGTACATGTGGAACGGCTTCAGCATGATCAGTAAGCGACCTGAGCTGACTGAAGGCATGCTGCACACACTCGTGGAGGCAGAGAGCACCCTGGTGGAGTCTCTGG AAAACGAGTTTTCGGTGGACGACCGCTGTGTGATCCACCTGCTGAAGGGTCTGTGTCTGAAGAACCAGGGTCTCCTCCAGGCTGCTGAGGAATCCTTCAGGAAAGTGTTTTCCAG TGAGAAGAAGATCAGGTATGACCACTACCTGGTGCCCAACGCTCTAGTGGAGCTCAGCCTGCTCTACATAGACCAGGGCAGGAGGGAGGAGGCGATCCGACTCCTGCACAAAGCCAA ACACAACTACAAAGAATACTCCATGGAGTCTCGCACACAGTTCAGGATACATGCTGCTCTGGCCAAACTCAAGGCCAAcaccagtgaagaagaagacactCACCTGTAG
- the zgc:158403 gene encoding tetratricopeptide repeat protein 39A isoform X6 has translation MSNGKDPNAAQNSSEMTLKECLDECMEALDLFLNNHFSESLERLRPRVNESMYHALIYATVLEMQAMMTFQHDDITNAGITMKSAQEVCQRFRRKSSALANKSVGDSLNEVQLHAEVCYAECQLQRAALTFLQDENMVSFIKGGIKVRNSYLIYNLRGVLRSQTLSLFPPRILKVLEFAGFSGDKDYGLSLLHDGATGVNLRSMLSAMLLLCYYTFLTFILGRTGEGEVEEAERLLKPFRLRYPRGAIFLFFAGRTEEIKGNIDEAVALFEDGCKAQQAWKQFHHMCYWELMWCFTYKRAWKMAYFYADLLSQESRWSKAMYVYMKAAYLSMLPKDEDRPFGENEVQLFRQVPTFKQKIAGKSPPTEKFAIRKARRYKAACPHKLPVPVLEMMYMWNGFSMISKRPELTEGMLHTLVEAESTLVESLENEFSVDDRCVIHLLKGLCLKNQGLLQAAEESFRKVFSSEKKIRYDHYLVPNALVELSLLYIDQGRREEAIRLLHKAKHNYKEYSMESRTQFRIHAALAKLKANTSEEEDTHL, from the exons ATGTCCAATGGGAAAGACCCAAATGCTGCACAAAA CTCCTCAGAGATGACCTTAAAGGAGTGCCTGGATGAGTGCATGGAGGCCCTGGATCTGTTCCTCAACAACCACTTCAGTGAGAGTCTGGAGAGGCTGCGACCCAG AGTGAACGAGAGCATGTACCACGCTCTGATCTACGCCACAGTGCTGGAAATGCAGGCCATGATGACTTTCCAacacgatgacatcaccaacGCCGGAATCACCATGAAGAGCGCCCAGGAGGTCTGCCAGAG GTTTCGGCGGAAATCCTCAGCTTTGGCTAACAAGTCAGTAGGAGACTCTCTAAATGAAG TGCAGCTTCATGCTGAAGTGTGTTATGCAGAATGCCAACTCCAAAGAGCCGCTCTCACCTTCCTGCAG GATGAGAACATGGTGAGTTTTATTAAAGGAGGGATCAAAGTACGGAACAGTTACCTCATTTACAA CTTACGAGGCGTTCTTCGTTCACAGACACTCTCTCTATTCCCTCCACGGATACTCAAAGTGTTAGAGTTTGCAGGCTTCTCTGGAGACAAG GACTACGGTCTGTCCTTGCTGCACGACGGCGCCACCGGGGTGAACCTGCGCTCCATGCTGAGTGCTATGCTGCTGCTGTGCTACTACACCTTTCTCACGTTCATACTAGGTA GGACGGGCGAAGGAGAGgttgaagaagctgaaaggCTGCTGAAGCCTTTCCGACTCCGCTACCCACGG ggAGCAATATTCCTCTTCTTTGCTGGCAGAACAGAAGAGATCAAGGGGAACATTGATGAG GCGGTGGCGCTCTTCGAAGATGGCTGCAAGGCTCAGCAGGCGTGGAAGCAGTTCCACCACATGTGCTACTGGGAGCTGATGTGGTGCTTCACGTACAAGCGGGCATGGAAGATGGCGTACTTCTACGCAGACCTGCTCAGCCAGGAGAGCCGCTGGTCCAAG GCCATGTATGTTTACATGAAAGCTGCTTACCTCAGCATGCTGCCCAAAGATGAAGACAGGCCTTTTGGGGAGAACGAGGTACAACTGTTTAG ACAAGTCCCCACCTTCAAGCAAAAGATAGCAGGGAAGTCTCCCCCGACGGAGAAGTTCGCTATCCGGAAAGCCAGACGCTACAAGGCTGCCTGCCCGCACAAGCTCCCAGTGCCAGTGCTG GAGATGATGTACATGTGGAACGGCTTCAGCATGATCAGTAAGCGACCTGAGCTGACTGAAGGCATGCTGCACACACTCGTGGAGGCAGAGAGCACCCTGGTGGAGTCTCTGG AAAACGAGTTTTCGGTGGACGACCGCTGTGTGATCCACCTGCTGAAGGGTCTGTGTCTGAAGAACCAGGGTCTCCTCCAGGCTGCTGAGGAATCCTTCAGGAAAGTGTTTTCCAG TGAGAAGAAGATCAGGTATGACCACTACCTGGTGCCCAACGCTCTAGTGGAGCTCAGCCTGCTCTACATAGACCAGGGCAGGAGGGAGGAGGCGATCCGACTCCTGCACAAAGCCAA ACACAACTACAAAGAATACTCCATGGAGTCTCGCACACAGTTCAGGATACATGCTGCTCTGGCCAAACTCAAGGCCAAcaccagtgaagaagaagacactCACCTGTAG
- the zgc:158403 gene encoding tetratricopeptide repeat protein 39A isoform X4: protein MSNGKDPNAAQNSSEMTLKECLDECMEALDLFLNNHFSESLERLRPRVNESMYHALIYATVLEMQAMMTFQHDDITNAGITMKSAQEVCQRFRRKSSALANKSVGDSLNEVQLHAEVCYAECQLQRAALTFLQDENMVSFIKGGIKVRNSYLIYKQLHALIKSHNCLKGASHVHLEGGVSFGIGAFNLDYGLSLLHDGATGVNLRSMLSAMLLLCYYTFLTFILGRTGEGEVEEAERLLKPFRLRYPRGAIFLFFAGRTEEIKGNIDEAVALFEDGCKAQQAWKQFHHMCYWELMWCFTYKRAWKMAYFYADLLSQESRWSKAMYVYMKAAYLSMLPKDEDRPFGENEVQLFRQVPTFKQKIAGKSPPTEKFAIRKARRYKAACPHKLPVPVLEMMYMWNGFSMISKRPELTEGMLHTLVEAESTLVESLENEFSVDDRCVIHLLKGLCLKNQGLLQAAEESFRKVFSSEKKIRYDHYLVPNALVELSLLYIDQGRREEAIRLLHKAKHNYKEYSMESRTQFRIHAALAKLKANTSEEEDTHL from the exons ATGTCCAATGGGAAAGACCCAAATGCTGCACAAAA CTCCTCAGAGATGACCTTAAAGGAGTGCCTGGATGAGTGCATGGAGGCCCTGGATCTGTTCCTCAACAACCACTTCAGTGAGAGTCTGGAGAGGCTGCGACCCAG AGTGAACGAGAGCATGTACCACGCTCTGATCTACGCCACAGTGCTGGAAATGCAGGCCATGATGACTTTCCAacacgatgacatcaccaacGCCGGAATCACCATGAAGAGCGCCCAGGAGGTCTGCCAGAG GTTTCGGCGGAAATCCTCAGCTTTGGCTAACAAGTCAGTAGGAGACTCTCTAAATGAAG TGCAGCTTCATGCTGAAGTGTGTTATGCAGAATGCCAACTCCAAAGAGCCGCTCTCACCTTCCTGCAG GATGAGAACATGGTGAGTTTTATTAAAGGAGGGATCAAAGTACGGAACAGTTACCTCATTTACAA ACAACTGCACGCCCTCATCAAATCCCACAACTGCCTCAAAGGAGCCAGCCACGTCCACTTAGAGGGGGGCGTATCATTTGGAATAGGCGCGTTTAACCTG GACTACGGTCTGTCCTTGCTGCACGACGGCGCCACCGGGGTGAACCTGCGCTCCATGCTGAGTGCTATGCTGCTGCTGTGCTACTACACCTTTCTCACGTTCATACTAGGTA GGACGGGCGAAGGAGAGgttgaagaagctgaaaggCTGCTGAAGCCTTTCCGACTCCGCTACCCACGG ggAGCAATATTCCTCTTCTTTGCTGGCAGAACAGAAGAGATCAAGGGGAACATTGATGAG GCGGTGGCGCTCTTCGAAGATGGCTGCAAGGCTCAGCAGGCGTGGAAGCAGTTCCACCACATGTGCTACTGGGAGCTGATGTGGTGCTTCACGTACAAGCGGGCATGGAAGATGGCGTACTTCTACGCAGACCTGCTCAGCCAGGAGAGCCGCTGGTCCAAG GCCATGTATGTTTACATGAAAGCTGCTTACCTCAGCATGCTGCCCAAAGATGAAGACAGGCCTTTTGGGGAGAACGAGGTACAACTGTTTAG ACAAGTCCCCACCTTCAAGCAAAAGATAGCAGGGAAGTCTCCCCCGACGGAGAAGTTCGCTATCCGGAAAGCCAGACGCTACAAGGCTGCCTGCCCGCACAAGCTCCCAGTGCCAGTGCTG GAGATGATGTACATGTGGAACGGCTTCAGCATGATCAGTAAGCGACCTGAGCTGACTGAAGGCATGCTGCACACACTCGTGGAGGCAGAGAGCACCCTGGTGGAGTCTCTGG AAAACGAGTTTTCGGTGGACGACCGCTGTGTGATCCACCTGCTGAAGGGTCTGTGTCTGAAGAACCAGGGTCTCCTCCAGGCTGCTGAGGAATCCTTCAGGAAAGTGTTTTCCAG TGAGAAGAAGATCAGGTATGACCACTACCTGGTGCCCAACGCTCTAGTGGAGCTCAGCCTGCTCTACATAGACCAGGGCAGGAGGGAGGAGGCGATCCGACTCCTGCACAAAGCCAA ACACAACTACAAAGAATACTCCATGGAGTCTCGCACACAGTTCAGGATACATGCTGCTCTGGCCAAACTCAAGGCCAAcaccagtgaagaagaagacactCACCTGTAG
- the zgc:158403 gene encoding tetratricopeptide repeat protein 39A isoform X1, with the protein MSNGKDPNAAQNSSEMTLKECLDECMEALDLFLNNHFSESLERLRPRVNESMYHALIYATVLEMQAMMTFQHDDITNAGITMKSAQEVCQRFRRKSSALANKSVGDSLNEVQLHAEVCYAECQLQRAALTFLQDENMVSFIKGGIKVRNSYLIYKQLHALIKSHNCLKGASHVHLEGGVSFGIGAFNLTLSLFPPRILKVLEFAGFSGDKDYGLSLLHDGATGVNLRSMLSAMLLLCYYTFLTFILGRTGEGEVEEAERLLKPFRLRYPRGAIFLFFAGRTEEIKGNIDEAVALFEDGCKAQQAWKQFHHMCYWELMWCFTYKRAWKMAYFYADLLSQESRWSKAMYVYMKAAYLSMLPKDEDRPFGENEVQLFRQVPTFKQKIAGKSPPTEKFAIRKARRYKAACPHKLPVPVLEMMYMWNGFSMISKRPELTEGMLHTLVEAESTLVESLENEFSVDDRCVIHLLKGLCLKNQGLLQAAEESFRKVFSSEKKIRYDHYLVPNALVELSLLYIDQGRREEAIRLLHKAKHNYKEYSMESRTQFRIHAALAKLKANTSEEEDTHL; encoded by the exons ATGTCCAATGGGAAAGACCCAAATGCTGCACAAAA CTCCTCAGAGATGACCTTAAAGGAGTGCCTGGATGAGTGCATGGAGGCCCTGGATCTGTTCCTCAACAACCACTTCAGTGAGAGTCTGGAGAGGCTGCGACCCAG AGTGAACGAGAGCATGTACCACGCTCTGATCTACGCCACAGTGCTGGAAATGCAGGCCATGATGACTTTCCAacacgatgacatcaccaacGCCGGAATCACCATGAAGAGCGCCCAGGAGGTCTGCCAGAG GTTTCGGCGGAAATCCTCAGCTTTGGCTAACAAGTCAGTAGGAGACTCTCTAAATGAAG TGCAGCTTCATGCTGAAGTGTGTTATGCAGAATGCCAACTCCAAAGAGCCGCTCTCACCTTCCTGCAG GATGAGAACATGGTGAGTTTTATTAAAGGAGGGATCAAAGTACGGAACAGTTACCTCATTTACAA ACAACTGCACGCCCTCATCAAATCCCACAACTGCCTCAAAGGAGCCAGCCACGTCCACTTAGAGGGGGGCGTATCATTTGGAATAGGCGCGTTTAACCTG ACACTCTCTCTATTCCCTCCACGGATACTCAAAGTGTTAGAGTTTGCAGGCTTCTCTGGAGACAAG GACTACGGTCTGTCCTTGCTGCACGACGGCGCCACCGGGGTGAACCTGCGCTCCATGCTGAGTGCTATGCTGCTGCTGTGCTACTACACCTTTCTCACGTTCATACTAGGTA GGACGGGCGAAGGAGAGgttgaagaagctgaaaggCTGCTGAAGCCTTTCCGACTCCGCTACCCACGG ggAGCAATATTCCTCTTCTTTGCTGGCAGAACAGAAGAGATCAAGGGGAACATTGATGAG GCGGTGGCGCTCTTCGAAGATGGCTGCAAGGCTCAGCAGGCGTGGAAGCAGTTCCACCACATGTGCTACTGGGAGCTGATGTGGTGCTTCACGTACAAGCGGGCATGGAAGATGGCGTACTTCTACGCAGACCTGCTCAGCCAGGAGAGCCGCTGGTCCAAG GCCATGTATGTTTACATGAAAGCTGCTTACCTCAGCATGCTGCCCAAAGATGAAGACAGGCCTTTTGGGGAGAACGAGGTACAACTGTTTAG ACAAGTCCCCACCTTCAAGCAAAAGATAGCAGGGAAGTCTCCCCCGACGGAGAAGTTCGCTATCCGGAAAGCCAGACGCTACAAGGCTGCCTGCCCGCACAAGCTCCCAGTGCCAGTGCTG GAGATGATGTACATGTGGAACGGCTTCAGCATGATCAGTAAGCGACCTGAGCTGACTGAAGGCATGCTGCACACACTCGTGGAGGCAGAGAGCACCCTGGTGGAGTCTCTGG AAAACGAGTTTTCGGTGGACGACCGCTGTGTGATCCACCTGCTGAAGGGTCTGTGTCTGAAGAACCAGGGTCTCCTCCAGGCTGCTGAGGAATCCTTCAGGAAAGTGTTTTCCAG TGAGAAGAAGATCAGGTATGACCACTACCTGGTGCCCAACGCTCTAGTGGAGCTCAGCCTGCTCTACATAGACCAGGGCAGGAGGGAGGAGGCGATCCGACTCCTGCACAAAGCCAA ACACAACTACAAAGAATACTCCATGGAGTCTCGCACACAGTTCAGGATACATGCTGCTCTGGCCAAACTCAAGGCCAAcaccagtgaagaagaagacactCACCTGTAG